A stretch of the Sorangium aterium genome encodes the following:
- a CDS encoding hybrid sensor histidine kinase/response regulator, which translates to MEQHEPRSKVLVVDDNEQNRALAQATLEDDGYEVVLAVTGEEALEQFERHKPDCVLLDVRMPGMDGFAVCSRLRSLPEGASTPIVFLTALRDVDTFDSALRAGGDDFLTKPIRPSELLVRVQAALRLRRLGAELRDHVELVRQQRDALMRLQLQKERLTAFVVHDLKNPVSSMDLHAQFLLRDRALPEEARDSARHIRDQARALLRLIYNLLDISKSEEGRLAPERASVDLRALVLEVFAALDLRASSRSISLRETVEAPAVRADPDLLRRTIENLLENAIVHAPPGTAVTVSAVKRGAEVEIRVADAGPGIPAELREQVFDRFVQLGGDAPALHRAGRGLGLAFCKMAVEAHGGTIRIEDNAPGAVFCVRFPDDP; encoded by the coding sequence ATGGAACAGCACGAGCCGAGATCCAAGGTGCTGGTCGTCGATGACAACGAACAGAACCGCGCGCTCGCCCAGGCCACGCTCGAGGACGACGGCTACGAGGTCGTGCTCGCCGTCACGGGAGAGGAGGCCCTCGAGCAATTCGAGCGCCACAAGCCGGATTGCGTGCTCCTCGACGTGCGGATGCCGGGGATGGACGGGTTCGCCGTGTGCTCCCGGCTCCGCAGCCTGCCCGAGGGCGCGAGCACGCCGATCGTGTTCTTGACGGCGCTCCGCGACGTCGACACGTTCGATAGCGCGCTTCGCGCCGGGGGCGACGACTTCCTGACGAAGCCGATCCGCCCGTCGGAACTGCTCGTGCGGGTGCAGGCCGCCCTGCGGCTGCGGCGGCTCGGCGCGGAGCTGCGCGACCACGTCGAGCTCGTCCGGCAGCAGCGCGACGCGCTGATGCGCCTCCAGCTCCAGAAAGAGCGGCTCACGGCGTTCGTCGTGCACGATCTGAAGAACCCCGTCAGCAGCATGGACCTGCACGCGCAGTTCCTGCTCCGGGACCGCGCGCTCCCGGAGGAGGCGCGCGACTCCGCGCGGCACATCCGCGACCAGGCGCGCGCCCTGCTGCGGCTCATCTACAACCTGCTCGACATCAGCAAGAGCGAGGAGGGGAGGCTCGCCCCCGAGCGAGCGAGCGTCGATCTCCGCGCGCTCGTCCTCGAGGTGTTCGCCGCGCTCGACCTGCGCGCGAGCTCCCGCTCGATCTCCCTGCGCGAGACCGTCGAGGCGCCCGCCGTCCGGGCCGACCCGGACCTGCTCCGCCGCACGATCGAGAACCTCCTCGAGAACGCGATCGTCCACGCCCCGCCCGGGACGGCGGTGACCGTGAGCGCCGTGAAGCGCGGCGCCGAGGTGGAGATCCGCGTCGCGGACGCGGGGCCGGGCATCCCCGCCGAGCTGCGCGAGCAGGTGTTCGATCGCTTCGTCCAGCTCGGAGGCGACGCTCCAGCCCTCCACCGCGCCGGCCGCGGCCTCGGGCTCGCGTTCTGCAAGATGGCCGTCGAGGCGCACGGC